One Pararhizobium sp. IMCC3301 DNA segment encodes these proteins:
- a CDS encoding APC family permease, with protein sequence MKSEYQKNSISLLGGISMGTGVMIGAGIFALTGQIAELAGPWFPLSFIAGGIVTAFSAYTYVKMSNAFPSAGGIAMILQKAYGPGAIAAAASLLMALSMVINESLVARTFGTYLLRPFDLAANDILVPVLGVALIIFAYIINISGNRSIGLFSLIMAFLKIGGIAIFGIAALAASGFTFQPASGASQSIPIAGFTASIALSILAFKGFTTITNSGAEIVDPHKNVGRTIIISIAICVVVYLLVAFGVGSSLSLDRIIAAKDYALAEAAAPAFGAYGFYFTIALAVVATASGLIASVFAVSRMLAMLTEMKMIPHRHFGMSGPIRDHTLVYTVVIASILTVFFDLSRIASLGAFFYLIMDSLIHWGVFRRLRSEIGAKGWVLIAAIALDLLVLVVFAGMKLQSDPMIVVIAAGFIAAVFAYERVFLSQWTGKGDHGSH encoded by the coding sequence GATTGCGGAACTGGCTGGGCCGTGGTTTCCGCTCTCCTTCATTGCAGGCGGGATTGTAACTGCCTTCAGCGCCTACACTTATGTGAAAATGTCGAATGCCTTTCCCTCAGCGGGCGGGATCGCGATGATCCTGCAGAAAGCGTATGGTCCGGGCGCCATCGCAGCGGCAGCTTCGCTGCTGATGGCACTGTCGATGGTGATCAATGAGAGCCTGGTCGCCAGAACCTTCGGCACCTATCTTCTCAGACCATTCGATTTGGCAGCCAACGATATACTCGTGCCCGTGCTTGGTGTCGCGCTGATCATATTTGCCTATATTATCAATATATCCGGCAACCGTTCCATTGGCCTTTTCTCGCTGATCATGGCGTTTCTGAAAATCGGCGGCATCGCCATCTTCGGCATTGCAGCGCTGGCCGCCAGCGGCTTTACCTTCCAGCCGGCTTCCGGAGCTTCGCAATCCATCCCGATTGCAGGGTTCACTGCATCCATCGCGCTTTCAATTCTTGCGTTCAAGGGCTTCACCACAATTACCAACAGCGGTGCCGAGATCGTAGATCCGCACAAGAATGTCGGACGCACCATCATCATTTCGATCGCGATCTGCGTCGTGGTCTATCTGCTGGTCGCCTTCGGGGTTGGCTCCAGCCTGTCGCTGGACCGGATCATCGCCGCCAAGGATTATGCGCTGGCGGAAGCAGCGGCGCCGGCATTCGGTGCCTATGGCTTCTACTTCACCATTGCGCTGGCTGTGGTGGCCACCGCTTCCGGCCTGATTGCAAGCGTGTTTGCGGTCTCGCGCATGCTGGCAATGCTCACCGAAATGAAGATGATTCCACACCGCCATTTCGGCATGTCCGGCCCGATCCGCGACCACACGCTCGTCTATACCGTCGTGATTGCCTCAATTCTGACCGTGTTTTTTGATCTCAGCCGGATTGCGTCACTCGGGGCGTTTTTCTACCTGATAATGGATAGTCTGATCCACTGGGGCGTGTTCCGTCGTCTGCGCAGCGAGATCGGTGCCAAAGGCTGGGTGCTGATTGCGGCGATAGCCCTGGATCTGCTGGTACTGGTAGTGTTTGCCGGCATGAAGCTGCAATCCGATCCGATGATTGTCGTCATCGCTGCCGGCTTCATAGCCGCAGTGTTTGCCTATGAGCGTGTTTTTCTGTCGCAATGGACCGGCAAAGGCGACCATGGCAGTCACTGA
- a CDS encoding class I SAM-dependent methyltransferase: MWAQFLSYFLSRLVKRGSLVVVLPEGASMRFGEPAASPVTVRLHAQSLPRKLLINPDLALGEAYMDGTLTVDEDDLYGLIRVLVVNLARHPDVWHYRWLGRLRWLYRGFAQFNPAERAQRNVAHHYDLSGALYDLFLDADRQYSCAYFRNPKDSLETAQENKKALIATKLLLQSGQRVLDIGSGWGGLGLYLAGEHGAEVTGVTLSREQHRIAEQRAEAAGLANLARFHLKDYRDVSGRFDRIVSVGMFEHVGVPHYKEFFDVLRERLSDDGVALLHTIGRADGPGATNPWIAKYIFPGGYSPALSEVLAVIEKSGLYVTDIEVWRLHYADTLRIWRERFEANLDEVREIYDERFCRMWRFYLIASEMAFRHNGHVVFQIQIAKKQDAVPLTRDYLASGKSRRRVVDNAA, translated from the coding sequence ATGTGGGCGCAATTTCTGTCATATTTTCTGTCCCGCCTTGTTAAACGAGGCAGTCTCGTGGTCGTTCTTCCTGAAGGGGCTTCAATGCGCTTCGGAGAACCCGCCGCCTCGCCGGTGACCGTGCGGCTTCATGCGCAATCATTACCCCGCAAACTGTTGATCAATCCCGATCTTGCACTCGGTGAGGCCTATATGGATGGCACGCTCACCGTCGATGAGGACGATCTGTATGGATTGATCCGGGTGCTGGTGGTGAATCTGGCGCGTCATCCCGACGTCTGGCACTATCGCTGGCTGGGGCGGCTGCGGTGGCTGTATCGCGGGTTCGCGCAGTTCAATCCGGCTGAGCGGGCGCAACGTAACGTGGCGCATCATTACGATTTGTCGGGTGCGCTTTACGATCTGTTTCTGGACGCGGACCGGCAATATTCCTGTGCCTATTTCCGCAACCCCAAGGACAGTCTGGAGACCGCTCAGGAGAACAAAAAAGCGCTGATCGCCACCAAGCTGCTGCTGCAATCCGGTCAAAGGGTGCTCGATATCGGAAGCGGCTGGGGCGGTCTGGGGCTTTATCTGGCGGGTGAACATGGTGCTGAGGTCACCGGCGTTACCCTGTCACGGGAACAGCACCGTATTGCCGAACAGCGCGCCGAGGCTGCCGGACTTGCCAATCTTGCGCGGTTCCACCTTAAGGATTACCGTGATGTGTCCGGCCGTTTCGACCGGATTGTCTCGGTTGGCATGTTCGAACATGTCGGTGTCCCGCATTACAAGGAATTTTTCGATGTGTTGCGGGAGCGGTTGTCCGATGACGGGGTCGCGCTGCTGCATACTATCGGCCGTGCCGATGGCCCCGGTGCAACCAATCCCTGGATCGCGAAGTATATTTTCCCCGGTGGCTACAGCCCTGCGCTGTCGGAAGTCCTTGCCGTGATCGAGAAGTCCGGCCTGTATGTCACCGATATTGAAGTCTGGCGTCTGCATTATGCAGACACGTTGAGGATCTGGCGCGAACGGTTCGAGGCCAATCTGGACGAAGTGCGGGAGATTTATGACGAACGGTTCTGCCGGATGTGGCGCTTTTACCTGATTGCCAGCGAAATGGCCTTTCGCCACAACGGCCATGTGGTTTTCCAGATCCAGATTGCCAAAAAGCAGGATGCCGTACCGCTGACCCGCGATTACCTGGCCAGTGGCAAGTCCCGAAGGCGGGTGGTCGACAATGCTGCCTGA
- a CDS encoding phasin family protein: MPDTQSSKMPVSTPPSPAVLRFRGLDLQAMTELQLRNIDAIRQMVELIFDSARTITERQVAFFNTAAKKTAAASGRSDVLLDPTAIFERQNEAYRELFGALADQAGELAEVTSKCCTAVMHDASPITDDIAKGETPDGTVNHAGCCGGKGKKVAAKPEKNKTGSAAAKTAAKQPDKPGTTVAAGKAADGYKPHPVL; this comes from the coding sequence ATGCCTGATACACAATCTTCAAAAATGCCCGTTTCAACTCCGCCAAGCCCTGCCGTGCTGCGGTTTCGCGGACTTGATCTTCAAGCCATGACAGAGCTGCAGTTGCGCAATATCGACGCGATCAGGCAGATGGTGGAACTGATATTCGACAGTGCCCGGACCATCACCGAACGCCAGGTGGCATTCTTCAACACAGCGGCCAAAAAAACCGCAGCCGCGTCGGGGCGCAGCGACGTACTGCTCGACCCGACAGCCATCTTTGAGCGCCAGAACGAAGCCTATCGTGAGCTGTTCGGCGCGCTTGCAGACCAGGCCGGAGAACTTGCAGAAGTGACGTCCAAATGCTGTACCGCAGTGATGCACGATGCCTCCCCAATAACGGACGACATCGCCAAGGGTGAAACTCCCGACGGGACGGTAAACCATGCCGGATGCTGTGGCGGTAAGGGCAAGAAAGTGGCCGCAAAGCCGGAAAAGAACAAAACTGGCAGCGCTGCCGCAAAAACCGCCGCGAAACAACCAGACAAACCAGGTACCACGGTCGCAGCAGGAAAAGCCGCCGACGGATACAAGCCACACCCAGTCCTATGA
- a CDS encoding YHS domain-containing protein translates to MSALFYFLVWAAVIFVMMRFGCGSHIMGNSHGKAGHGGNQTELPGAEGLRWIPPETDLDPVCGKTVHTSIAKPSVHDGSVYYFCSRDCREIFEAAPRLYVGGVTSTPQPQLENRHV, encoded by the coding sequence ATGAGCGCATTGTTTTACTTTCTGGTTTGGGCTGCCGTCATTTTTGTGATGATGCGGTTTGGCTGCGGCTCGCACATCATGGGAAACAGCCACGGCAAAGCCGGGCATGGCGGCAACCAGACAGAGCTGCCAGGAGCGGAAGGTCTGCGCTGGATCCCGCCGGAAACGGACCTTGATCCCGTCTGCGGCAAGACCGTCCACACCAGCATCGCCAAGCCAAGCGTCCATGATGGCAGTGTCTATTATTTCTGTTCACGCGACTGCCGCGAAATTTTCGAAGCTGCGCCCCGGCTTTATGTTGGTGGCGTAACCAGCACCCCACAACCTCAATTGGAGAATCGTCATGTCTGA
- a CDS encoding DUF5676 family membrane protein, translated as MSDASLSSVNAPPFGTILPVQVTPRIPVIALGTSLGLFLAITFTLCVLFDLLFPGQAMYQGWLQLLPGFTWLSWQSFLLGLVESFAYGWYIALIFGPLYNFFAARSARKGRS; from the coding sequence ATGTCTGACGCCAGTCTTTCTTCAGTGAACGCTCCGCCATTCGGCACAATATTGCCGGTTCAGGTCACACCACGGATTCCGGTGATTGCCCTTGGTACAAGCCTTGGCCTGTTTCTTGCCATTACTTTTACCCTGTGTGTCCTGTTTGATCTGCTGTTTCCCGGCCAGGCGATGTATCAGGGCTGGTTGCAATTGCTTCCCGGTTTCACCTGGCTCAGCTGGCAGAGCTTCCTGCTTGGTCTGGTCGAGAGCTTCGCCTATGGGTGGTATATCGCTCTGATATTCGGCCCGCTTTACAATTTCTTTGCCGCGCGCAGCGCCAGGAAAGGCCGGTCATGA
- a CDS encoding DUF3141 domain-containing protein — MSARKKTTARRNQHPTVKIAHSFGAQPSGAQSSVTLAAVARRIPAAEPAAVQDPTSGSESGAKFGLTATDILDYQLDYWQRSILFWDTMRQRADNMLEHDRAGMPPLLDFKYETILDARNFEHPANYALLRVSEVGEDCWEDCVDPAKPPVIVIDPRAGHGPGIGGFKHDSEVGMALHEGHPTYFVIFFPEPAPGQTLADVLHALRRFAEEVSARHSGMAPVLYGNCQAGWAVTLLSADCKGLVGPAVLNGSPLSYWAGEAGVNPMRVSGGLLGGAWLVHLISDLGDGRFDGAWLAQNFENLKPEKAIWEKYANLFSRVDTERERFLEFERWWNGFYFLSREEIVSIVENLFIGNKLEKGVMPIHEDCRADLRSIRNPLVIFASYGDNITPPHQALGWIPAVYEDTADLKKAGQRIVYLTNPHVGHLGIFVSAKVARLEHRAILESLEEIETLEPGLYEMKIDNPSGDPDCHMPQFAVHFEERQVGDLSFPQQTEAFERVEEVSEAGEAFYRAMVSPWIQAASNPWSAEALKWLHPMRTSRYLFAESFNPWMNVVALLAKGVAVNRTPLPQDHPLNRKERQVITHISEAVESARIARDSAYEQLFLLLYGNAPRK, encoded by the coding sequence ATGAGTGCGAGAAAAAAGACCACTGCCCGCCGCAACCAGCACCCGACAGTGAAAATTGCGCATTCCTTTGGTGCCCAGCCCTCTGGTGCCCAGTCCTCTGTTACCCTGGCCGCTGTTGCCCGGCGCATTCCTGCGGCAGAACCTGCTGCCGTACAAGACCCGACCTCCGGCTCAGAATCTGGTGCGAAATTCGGCCTCACGGCCACCGATATTCTCGACTACCAGTTGGACTATTGGCAGCGGTCCATTCTGTTCTGGGATACAATGCGCCAGCGCGCTGACAACATGCTGGAACATGATAGGGCTGGCATGCCGCCGCTGCTCGACTTCAAATATGAAACCATCCTGGATGCCCGCAATTTCGAACATCCGGCAAATTATGCGCTGCTGCGTGTCAGCGAGGTGGGTGAAGATTGCTGGGAAGATTGTGTCGATCCCGCCAAGCCACCAGTCATCGTAATTGATCCGCGCGCCGGACATGGGCCGGGAATTGGCGGATTCAAGCACGATTCAGAAGTCGGCATGGCGCTGCATGAGGGCCATCCGACCTATTTCGTGATCTTTTTCCCCGAGCCGGCACCGGGGCAGACTTTGGCTGACGTGCTGCACGCGTTGCGGCGCTTTGCCGAAGAAGTTTCCGCCCGCCATTCCGGTATGGCGCCTGTGCTGTACGGTAACTGCCAGGCTGGCTGGGCGGTGACATTGTTGTCCGCTGACTGCAAAGGGCTTGTCGGACCTGCCGTCCTCAACGGCTCGCCGCTGTCTTATTGGGCTGGCGAGGCCGGGGTCAATCCGATGCGTGTTTCCGGTGGTCTGCTCGGCGGTGCCTGGCTCGTCCATCTAATTTCTGATCTTGGCGATGGCCGCTTTGATGGTGCCTGGCTGGCGCAGAATTTCGAGAATCTGAAACCGGAAAAGGCCATCTGGGAGAAATATGCCAATCTGTTCAGCCGGGTCGATACGGAACGCGAGCGCTTTCTGGAATTCGAGCGCTGGTGGAACGGTTTCTATTTTCTCAGCCGCGAGGAAATTGTCTCGATCGTGGAAAATCTGTTCATCGGCAACAAGCTGGAAAAGGGAGTTATGCCGATTCATGAGGATTGCAGGGCTGATCTGCGCAGCATCCGCAATCCGCTGGTGATTTTCGCCTCTTATGGCGACAATATTACGCCGCCGCATCAGGCCCTGGGATGGATCCCGGCGGTCTACGAGGACACCGCCGATCTTAAAAAGGCCGGGCAGCGCATTGTCTATCTGACAAATCCCCATGTCGGCCATCTCGGTATCTTCGTTTCGGCCAAAGTTGCGCGCCTCGAGCACCGGGCAATTCTTGAAAGCCTTGAGGAGATCGAAACACTTGAGCCCGGATTGTATGAAATGAAGATCGACAATCCCAGCGGCGATCCTGATTGTCACATGCCGCAATTTGCTGTCCACTTTGAGGAACGTCAGGTTGGTGACCTCAGTTTTCCACAGCAGACCGAGGCGTTTGAGCGGGTCGAGGAAGTATCCGAGGCAGGTGAAGCGTTCTATCGCGCGATGGTCAGTCCGTGGATCCAGGCGGCATCCAATCCGTGGAGCGCCGAAGCGCTGAAATGGCTGCATCCGATGCGAACCAGCCGCTACCTGTTTGCCGAATCATTCAACCCCTGGATGAATGTTGTAGCGCTGCTTGCCAAAGGCGTTGCTGTGAACAGGACGCCGCTGCCGCAGGACCATCCGCTCAACCGCAAGGAACGTCAGGTCATAACCCACATTTCCGAGGCGGTGGAAAGCGCTCGAATTGCCCGTGACAGTGCCTATGAGCAGCTCTTTCTTCTGCTTTACGGAAACGCGCCCCGAAAATAG
- a CDS encoding acetate/propionate family kinase: MVSNGTLLVLNSGSSSVKFALFDLASHEPRRVWSGAFQRIGFDNGRFTASDVGGTILVEETLPVPDHVAALDRLLDWIGRQAMQDELVAVGHRIVHGGEDCDCSLLVTPELEARLEHLIPLAPLHMPHNLAGITAVRMRRPDLVQVAAFDTAFRHSLPRIARMTGLPRSLLDNGIRRYGFHGLSYEYVVEDMRRRSGHIAAAERIIVAHLGNGASMAAIRDGRSVETSMGFSTLAGLPMGTRPGDLDPGILLHLMLERQVSAEELQDILYHQSGLLGLSGLSRNMADLLARPDLPEAAEAIDFYCHHARRHLAGLTAALGGLDRLVLTGGIGANSPEIRGRICDGMDYLGLALDADRNNAQQRVVSADDSPVLIEAFKTDEELVIARHAQNLLGAASIAGKVQNYG; encoded by the coding sequence ATGGTCTCAAACGGAACATTGCTGGTCCTCAACAGCGGCTCTTCCAGTGTCAAATTCGCATTGTTCGATCTGGCATCGCACGAGCCCCGCAGGGTCTGGTCAGGCGCATTCCAGCGCATCGGCTTCGATAACGGGCGCTTTACGGCCAGCGATGTCGGGGGCACAATTCTCGTCGAAGAGACCTTGCCAGTTCCAGATCATGTTGCGGCACTCGACAGGTTGCTCGACTGGATCGGGCGGCAGGCCATGCAGGACGAACTCGTTGCCGTCGGCCATCGCATCGTCCATGGCGGAGAGGATTGCGACTGCTCGCTGCTGGTCACGCCGGAACTGGAAGCCCGGCTGGAGCATCTGATCCCGCTGGCGCCGCTGCATATGCCGCACAATCTTGCCGGTATTACAGCAGTGCGCATGCGCCGGCCCGATCTCGTTCAGGTGGCCGCTTTCGATACAGCGTTTCGCCACAGCCTTCCCCGCATCGCCCGGATGACGGGCCTGCCGCGCAGTTTGTTGGACAACGGCATCCGGCGCTACGGCTTTCACGGCCTGTCCTATGAATACGTCGTTGAAGACATGCGCCGGCGCAGCGGTCATATCGCCGCCGCCGAGCGGATTATCGTCGCTCATCTCGGCAATGGCGCGTCAATGGCGGCGATCAGGGATGGCCGCAGTGTCGAAACCTCGATGGGCTTCAGCACCCTTGCCGGCCTGCCGATGGGCACGCGCCCCGGCGATCTTGATCCCGGCATCCTGTTGCATCTCATGCTCGAACGACAGGTCTCAGCAGAGGAATTGCAGGACATTCTGTATCATCAGTCCGGCTTGCTCGGTCTGTCAGGCCTCAGTCGCAATATGGCGGATCTTCTGGCCCGTCCCGACTTGCCGGAAGCCGCCGAGGCGATTGATTTCTACTGCCATCATGCACGCCGCCATCTGGCCGGCCTGACCGCAGCACTCGGCGGCCTTGACCGGCTGGTTCTTACCGGTGGGATCGGTGCCAATTCGCCGGAGATTCGCGGGCGGATCTGCGATGGAATGGACTATCTCGGGCTTGCGCTCGATGCCGACCGCAACAACGCGCAACAGCGGGTCGTATCAGCCGATGACAGTCCCGTTCTGATCGAAGCTTTCAAGACCGACGAGGAACTGGTCATTGCACGCCATGCACAGAACCTGCTCGGGGCGGCGTCAATCGCCGGAAAGGTACAGAATTATGGCTAG
- a CDS encoding bifunctional enoyl-CoA hydratase/phosphate acetyltransferase — protein MASQAATLDDLLNRAKTRPPIRVAVVAADQALVLQTIREATSLGLIVPRLIGDPDAILAGAKEVGLVLDPEAIIAANSEAEAARVGVDLVRSGGADAVMKGYIHTDILMRALLDSTRGLRIQGQRVSHVFMIDIPSYPKLLAVTDAAINITPDLTAKQQILQNAITLLHHLGIPTPKVAVLSAVETVNPAIVSTVDAASLAVMARRGQISGAIIDGPMGFDNAISAIAAREKRIVSEVAGDVDILLVPDLVSGNILAKNLEYLAGATAAGIVLGLSVPVVLNSRADPPSARLAALALAVLMHRPAPPQQRIEELEAVIYCAAQAESACCPLAV, from the coding sequence ATGGCTAGTCAAGCCGCAACGCTCGATGATCTGCTGAACCGAGCCAAAACCCGTCCGCCGATCCGCGTCGCCGTGGTCGCCGCCGATCAGGCACTGGTCCTGCAGACAATCAGAGAGGCCACATCACTCGGCCTGATTGTACCCCGGTTGATCGGAGATCCTGACGCCATCCTTGCCGGTGCCAAAGAGGTCGGTCTGGTCCTCGATCCAGAGGCTATCATCGCTGCGAACAGTGAAGCTGAGGCGGCACGGGTCGGCGTCGATCTGGTCCGTAGCGGCGGTGCCGACGCGGTCATGAAAGGTTATATCCATACCGATATTCTGATGCGGGCGCTGCTGGATTCAACACGCGGTTTGCGGATACAAGGCCAGCGGGTCAGCCATGTTTTCATGATTGATATCCCGTCTTATCCCAAGCTGCTCGCAGTTACCGATGCGGCCATCAACATCACGCCGGATCTCACCGCTAAACAGCAGATTCTGCAGAACGCCATCACCCTGCTGCATCATCTTGGCATCCCCACGCCCAAGGTGGCCGTGCTGTCTGCAGTTGAGACGGTCAACCCGGCCATTGTCTCGACCGTTGATGCTGCCAGTCTCGCCGTCATGGCGCGGCGCGGCCAGATCAGCGGCGCAATTATTGACGGGCCGATGGGTTTCGACAATGCGATCTCGGCAATTGCAGCTCGCGAAAAGCGCATCGTCTCCGAAGTCGCAGGCGATGTCGATATCCTGCTTGTGCCGGATCTCGTATCCGGCAACATTCTGGCGAAAAATCTTGAATATCTGGCCGGGGCCACCGCTGCAGGCATTGTTCTGGGCCTGTCTGTGCCCGTCGTGCTGAATTCTCGGGCCGATCCGCCTTCCGCGAGGCTGGCAGCTCTGGCGCTTGCCGTGCTGATGCACCGCCCGGCACCACCGCAACAGCGAATTGAAGAGCTGGAAGCCGTCATCTATTGCGCGGCTCAGGCCGAATCTGCCTGTTGTCCGCTTGCAGTCTGA
- the fabI gene encoding enoyl-ACP reductase FabI, protein MEIIDLKGRKGLIVGIANEHSLAWSAARHFSNAGAELAITYLNDKAKPFVEPLAREAGNSLLLPCDVSRPGQLKTVFETIEREWGRLDFLLHSIAWARKEDLHGRLTDCSADGFAQSMLISCHSFIQMAKLAEPLMDKGGSLITLSFYGAEKVVDHYNVMGPVKAALEASVRYLAHEHGKKSIRVNAISAGAVATRAASGLQHFDELLNETRRRAPLRRTVEASEVGRTALILASDYMSAVTGETLYVDAGFHIQGMVFH, encoded by the coding sequence ATGGAAATCATCGATCTGAAGGGCCGTAAAGGCCTCATCGTTGGAATTGCCAACGAACACAGCCTCGCCTGGTCGGCCGCCAGGCATTTCTCAAACGCCGGGGCCGAACTGGCAATCACCTATCTCAATGACAAGGCAAAGCCGTTTGTCGAACCGCTGGCCCGCGAGGCCGGCAACTCACTGCTGCTGCCTTGCGACGTTTCCCGTCCGGGCCAGCTGAAAACAGTGTTCGAAACAATCGAGCGGGAATGGGGCCGACTGGATTTCCTGCTCCATTCCATCGCCTGGGCCCGTAAGGAAGACCTGCACGGCCGGCTGACCGACTGTTCGGCTGACGGCTTCGCCCAGTCCATGCTGATCTCCTGCCACTCTTTCATTCAGATGGCAAAACTCGCCGAACCGCTTATGGACAAGGGCGGCAGCCTCATCACCCTGAGTTTTTACGGTGCTGAAAAAGTGGTGGATCACTATAATGTGATGGGGCCGGTGAAAGCTGCGCTCGAAGCCTCGGTGCGCTATCTGGCTCATGAGCACGGCAAGAAATCGATCCGGGTCAATGCAATCTCCGCCGGCGCAGTGGCCACAAGGGCAGCGTCCGGCCTCCAGCATTTTGACGAATTACTCAACGAGACCAGACGCAGAGCACCGCTGCGGCGCACCGTGGAGGCCAGCGAGGTGGGGCGTACAGCACTGATCCTGGCAAGCGATTATATGAGCGCTGTCACCGGTGAAACGCTTTATGTCGATGCCGGATTTCACATTCAAGGCATGGTGTTTCACTGA
- a CDS encoding YHS domain-containing protein, with the protein MTGPQKAFFVPDKAIIVTDPVCGKDLALEHAAAHIEYEDWAYFFCSKACHDTFLSSPQQYASGHAPSFSAPANAQK; encoded by the coding sequence ATGACCGGTCCCCAAAAGGCTTTCTTTGTGCCCGACAAGGCAATCATCGTGACGGATCCGGTCTGCGGCAAGGATCTGGCGCTCGAACACGCTGCAGCTCACATTGAATATGAGGACTGGGCCTATTTTTTCTGCTCCAAAGCCTGTCACGATACGTTTCTGTCATCGCCCCAACAATATGCTTCCGGACATGCGCCGTCTTTCTCAGCGCCAGCGAATGCGCAAAAATGA
- a CDS encoding SHOCT domain-containing protein, translating into MKIRINTALPALAATLISLPALAQTPADGSRYWHYGSDWGWGHMVFGSLMMVLFWGALIVAIVFAVRWLGTGSSQGASLASERNKALDILQQRFARGEIDQEEFADRKRHLTD; encoded by the coding sequence ATGAAAATACGCATAAACACGGCCCTCCCGGCATTGGCTGCAACTCTGATCTCGCTGCCGGCTCTGGCTCAGACACCGGCAGACGGGTCAAGATATTGGCATTACGGGTCGGATTGGGGATGGGGCCATATGGTGTTTGGTTCCCTCATGATGGTTTTGTTCTGGGGTGCACTCATTGTTGCAATCGTCTTTGCCGTACGCTGGCTTGGCACCGGATCCTCCCAGGGAGCATCGCTGGCGAGCGAGCGCAACAAAGCGCTTGATATCCTGCAGCAGCGTTTTGCCCGCGGCGAGATCGATCAGGAAGAGTTTGCCGATCGCAAACGGCATCTCACGGACTAA